One Roseimicrobium gellanilyticum DNA window includes the following coding sequences:
- a CDS encoding transposase produces the protein MSQSISRDFQHFVFSTKERATFLTDATFRRETHAYMAGACENMESPSVVIGGVADHVHVFCRLSRNLSQAAFVRDLKRETTKWIKVTNRNLRDFRWQAGYGAFSVSPSHIDALAKYIRNQEEHHRKVGFQDEFRRLCKKYGAELDERYAWD, from the coding sequence ATGTCCCAATCCATCAGCCGCGATTTCCAGCATTTCGTGTTCTCCACGAAGGAGCGTGCCACCTTCCTCACGGACGCCACGTTCCGGCGCGAGACGCATGCGTACATGGCCGGGGCGTGTGAGAACATGGAGTCACCGTCGGTGGTCATCGGCGGGGTGGCGGATCATGTGCATGTATTTTGCCGGTTGTCCAGGAACCTGTCCCAGGCGGCGTTCGTGCGGGATTTGAAACGCGAGACCACCAAGTGGATCAAGGTCACCAACCGGAACCTCCGGGATTTCCGGTGGCAGGCGGGTTATGGGGCGTTTTCCGTGAGCCCGTCCCACATCGATGCGCTGGCCAAGTACATCCGGAATCAAGAGGAGCATCACCGGAAGGTCGGATTCCAGGATGAGTTCCGCCGCTTGTGCAAGAAGTACGGCGCGGAGTTAGATGAACGGTATGCGTGGGATTGA